In one window of Episyrphus balteatus chromosome 3, idEpiBalt1.1, whole genome shotgun sequence DNA:
- the LOC129916532 gene encoding uncharacterized protein LOC129916532: protein MEQLLVALLAVATTLTSSGVAGSVLHGIPGGPGAYPQLIPYEVAYSNVHSPLLLSQLHGLSIDEALTAARNNEALAVAGNGHEHIPAPVVENSAEEADKSRLITQEQLYAQIFGGPPGSSEGSNAIEEVPASSPTTVVESAPSSQGSEISVSDLQEPQTLPELPPTPISIAPDQNESLALPEAIPTKSIGEVIIKAEEGKVQMQASLVSGGENRVHVSVGDVPSLVTDSVPVIIPELLPTKSTKSHGVANVNVNVNVNVNGDGTGSVINSTSVADIIAPIKTGQHKKCD, encoded by the exons ATGGAACAGCTTTTG GTAGCACTTCTGGCAGTGGCCACAACATTGACTTCATCGGGAGTAGCTGGGAGTGTTTTGCATGGAATTCCTGGCGGACCTGGAGCTTATCCACAGTTGATACCTTATGAAGTTGCCTATTCGAATGTACATTCACCACTCCTGCTGTCACAACTTCATGGCTTGAGTATTGATGAAGCTTTAACAGCTGCTAGGAATAATGAAGCTCTTGCTGTAGCTGGCAATGGACATGAACATATTCCTGCACCGGTAgttgaaaattcagcggaagaAGCTGACAAAAGTCGGCTCATAACACAGGAACAATTGTACGCGCAAATTTTTGGAGGTCCTCCGGGGTCTTCTGAGGGTAGTAATGCAATCGAAGAGGTACCAGCATCGTCACCAACAACGGTAGTCGAAAGTGCACCATCATCTCAGGGATCAGAAATTTCAGTCTCAGATCTACAAGAACCTCAAACGTTACCAGAACTGCCTCCAACTCCGATATCGATAGCTCCAGACCAAAATGAGTCATTAGCACTTCCTGAAGCTATACCCACTAAAAGTATTGGTGAAGTTATCATCAAAGCAGAAGAAGGCAAAGTCCAAATGCAAGCATCTCTTGTGTCAGGCGGTGAGAATAGAGTCCATGTTTCAGTTGGAGACGTTCCCAGCCTCGTTACTGATTCGGTTCCAGTAATAATTCCAGAATTATTACCCACAAAAAGCACAAAATCACACGGTGTAGCCAATGTAAATGTTAACGTGAATGTAAATGTGAATGGAGACGGAACCGGAAGTGTAATTAATTCAACTTCTGTTGCAGATATTATTGCACCAATTAAAACGGGACAACACAAAAAGTgtgattaa